In Ovis canadensis isolate MfBH-ARS-UI-01 breed Bighorn chromosome 11, ARS-UI_OviCan_v2, whole genome shotgun sequence, one genomic interval encodes:
- the OMG gene encoding oligodendrocyte-myelin glycoprotein gives MEYQILKMSPSLFILLSLTPGVLCICPLQCICTERHRRVDCSGRNLTTLPSGLQENIIHLNLSYNHFTDLHNQLTQYTNLRTLDISNNRLESLPAQLPRSLWNMSAANNNIKLLEKSDTAYQWNLKYLDVSKNMLEKVVLIKNTLRSLEVLNLSSNKLWTVPTNMPSKLHTVDLSNNSLTQILPGTLINLTNLTHLYLHNNKFTFIPDQAFDQLFQLQEITLYNNRWSCDHHQNITYLLKWMMETKAHVIGTPCSSQISSLKEHNIYPTPSGFTSSLFTVSGMQTVDTINSLSTVTQSKVTKIPKQYRTKETTFGATLSKGTTLTSTDKAFVPYPEDTSTETINSREAAAATLTIHLQDGMVTNTSLTSSTKSSPTPMTLSITSGMPNDFSEMPQQSTTLNLRREETTTDGKTRLPSVASAWKANASFLLMLNAVVMLAV, from the coding sequence ATGGAATATCAGATATTGAAAATGTCTCCCAGCCTGTTCATCCTTCTGTCTCTCACACCTGGTGTTTTATGCATTTGTCCTCTCCAATGTATATGCACCGAGAGGCACAGGCGTGTGGACTGTTCAGGCAGAAACTTGACTACATTACCATCCGGACTGCAAGAGAATATTATCCATTTAAACTTGTCTTATAACCACTTTACTGATCTGCATAACCAGTTAACCCAGTACACCAATCTGAGGACCCTGGACATTTCAAATAACAGGCTTGAAAGCTTGCCTGCTCAGTTACCTCGGTCCCTCTGGAATATGTCTGCTGCTAACAACAACATTAAACTGCTTGAAAAATCTGATACTGCTTATCAGTGGAACCTTAAATACCTGGATGTTTCTAAGAATATGCTGGAAAAGGTTGTCCTCATTAAAAATACACTAAGAAGTCTCGAGGTTCTCAACCTCAGTAGTAACAAACTCTGGACAGTTCCAACCAACATGCCCTCCAAACTACACACCGTGGACCTGTCTAACAATTCCTTGACACAAATCCTTCCAGGAACATTAATAAACCTGACAAATCTCACACATCTTTACCTGCACAACAATAAGTTCACATTCATTCCAGATCAAGCTTTTGACCAACTCTTTCAATTGCAAGAGATAACCCTTTACAATAACAGGTGGTCATGTGACCACCACCAAAACATTACTTATTTACTTAAGTGGATGATGGAAACAAAAGCCCATGTAATAGGGACTCCCTGTTCTAGCCAAATATCATCTTTGAAGGAACATAACATATACCCCACACCTTCTGGATTTACCTCAAGCTTGTTCACTGTAAGTGGGATGCAGACAGTGGACACCATTAACTCTCTGAGTACGGTAACTCAGTCCAAAGTGACCAAAATACCCAAACAATATCGAACAAAGGAAACAACATTTGGTGCCACTCTAAGCAAAGGTACCACCTTGACTAGCACTGACAAGGCTTTTGTGCCCTATCCAGAAGATACATCCACAGAAACCATCAATTCACGTGAAGCAGCCGCTGCAACTCTAACTATTCATCTCCAAGATGGAATGGTTACAAACACAAGCCTCACTAGCTCAACAAAATCATCCCCAACACCCATGACCCTAAGTATTACTAGTGGCATGCCAAATGATTTCTCTGAAATGCCTCAACAAAGCACAACCCTTAACTTAAGGAGGGAAGAGACAACCACAGATGGAAAGACACGCTTACCTTCTGTGGCAAGTGCTTGGAAAGCAAATGCTTCGTTTCTCTTAATGCTCAATGCTGTGGTCATGCTGGCTGTCTGA